Proteins encoded in a region of the Rutidosis leptorrhynchoides isolate AG116_Rl617_1_P2 chromosome 9, CSIRO_AGI_Rlap_v1, whole genome shotgun sequence genome:
- the LOC139868964 gene encoding protein ALP1-like, translated as MLEAVASYDMWIWHAFLGMAGSNNDINVLNHSPLFDSLRKDRAAPSPFEVNGNQYPFGYYLADGIYPDWTTLIKGYTTPIEEPRKKFTKFQASARKDVERTFGVLQGRFAILKTPARVMSVNKMRRIMYSCIVMHNMIQEDNGFALSTWEQEWLDKPENRSRRNIRRRVKDRRSREKEIRDRDVHDQLREDLTAHIWNLPPNFRSMHN; from the coding sequence ATGCTTGAAGCGGTTGCTTCATACGATATGTGGATATGGCATGCGTTTTTGGGGATGGCGGGTTCAAACAATGACATTAATGTGTTAAATCATTCTCCGTTGTTTGATTCCCTTCGTAAGGATAGAGCCGCACCTTCACCGTTTGAAGTAAACGGAAACCAGTATCCCTTTGGTTACTACTTGGCGGACGGGATATATCCCGATTGGACAACACTAATAAAGGGGTATACGACTCCTATTGAAGAGCCTAGGAAAAAATTTACTAAATTTCAAGCGAGTGCTAGAAAGGATGTTGAGCGTACATTTGGTGTTTTACAAGGTCGGTTTGCGATTTTAAAAACACCGGCACGAGTTATGAGTGTTAATAAGATGAGAAGGATAATGTATAGTTGTATTGTTATGCACAACATGATACAAGAAGATAACGGGTTTGCGTTAAGTACTTGGGAACAAGAATGGTTAGATAAACCCGAAAACCGGTCTCGTCGCAATATTCGGAGAAGGGTCAAAGATCGTCGATCACGAGAGAAAGAGATTCGCGATCGAGACGTGCACGATCAACTTCGTGAAGATTTAACGGCTCATATTTGGAACCTCCCGCCAAACTTTCGCTCGATGCATAACTAG